One segment of Rosa chinensis cultivar Old Blush chromosome 6, RchiOBHm-V2, whole genome shotgun sequence DNA contains the following:
- the LOC112172706 gene encoding ornithine transcarbamylase, chloroplastic produces the protein MAAAISSSHLLLRSDRASPSSFSGQSLQRSPPFSGKFASISVSSPASFRRISCQASSTASSPSTLATGTAKAEQKDFLHINDFDKSTILKILDRAAEVKALLKSGEKTYLPFKGTTMAMIFAKPSMRTRVSFETGFFRLGGHAIYLGPNDIQMGKREETRDVARVLSRYNDIIMARVFAHQDILDLAKYASVPVVNGLTDYNHPCQIMADVLTIIEHIGQLEGTKVVYVGDGNNIVHSWLLMASVIPFHFVCACPKGFEPDKETVEKAQQAGISKIEITNDPKEAVKGADVVYSDVWASMGQKEEAAYRHQVFQGFQIDENLMKLAGPNAYFMHCLPAERGVEVTDGVIEASNSIVFPQAENRMHAQNAIMLHLLGV, from the exons ATGGCGGCGGCGATTTCTTCCTCTCATCTTTTACTCCGATCAGACAGAGCCTCTCCCTCCTCCTTCTCCGGCCAGAGCCTCCAACGATCGCCTCCATTTTCCGGCAAGTTCGCCAGCATTTCCGTCTCTTCTCCGGCCTCGTTCCGACGAATCTCGTGCCAGGCCTCCTCTACTGCCTCTTCGCCTTCAACCTTGGCAACTGGAACAG CAAAAGCCGAACAGAAGGATTTTTTGCACATAAATGATTTTGACAAATCCACAATTCTAAAGATCTTAGATAGAGCAGCGGAAGTGAAGGCACTGCTAAAATCAGGAGAGAAGACATATCTCCCGTTTAAGGGGACGACAATGGCTATGATCTTTGCAAAGCCATCCATGAGAACTCGTGTTTCATTTGAGACTGGGTTTTTCCGGCTAGGAGGTCATGCTATATACCTAGGACCTAATGATATCCAGATGGGAAAGAGGGAGGAAACTCGGGATGTTGCACGAGTTTTATCTCGCTATAATGACATTATTATGGCACGTGTATTTGCTCATCAG GACATCCTTGATTTGGCCAAATATGCATCTGTGCCTGTTGTCAATGGCCTGACAGACTACAACCATCCATGTCAAATTATGGCTGATGTCCTCACTATTATTGAACACATTGGCCAGTTAGAGGGAACTAAG GTTGTTTATGTTGGAGACGGAAACAACATTGTGCACTCTTGGCTGTTGATGGCTTCTGTTATTCCTTTCCACTTTGTTTGTGCTTGCCCTAAAGGTTTTGAACCAGATAAGGAAACTGTTGAGAAGGCACAACAGGCTGGTATCAGCAAGATTGAGATTACAAATGATCCCAAGGAAGCAGTCAAAGGAGCTGATGTTGTGTACTCAGATGTGTGGGCCAGCATGGGGCAAAAGGAAGAGGCTGCGTATCGCCACCAAGTATTTCAAGGATTTCAG ATCGATGAGAATCTTATGAAGTTAGCAGGGCCAAACGCATATTTCATGCATTGCTTGCCAGCAGAAAGAGGAGTGGAAGTGACTGATGGAGTGATCGAGGCTTCAAATTCCATCGTCTTTCCACAAGCTGAGAATCGCATGCACGCACAGAATGCCATAATGCTTCATCTGCTTGGCGTGTAA